In the Thermodesulfobacteriota bacterium genome, one interval contains:
- the pgl gene encoding 6-phosphogluconolactonase, translating to MSDKAEIQVLSNLQELTRRAAEEFVSQAAEAVQAKGLFTVALSGGSTPKGLYSLLADGNEGFRARVAWDKIHFFWGDERHVPPDHPESNYRMAYEALLSKVPVPPDNVHRIKAENPNAADAAKDYEEILHGFFKLGQGQKPRFDLVLLGMGPEGHTASLFPGSEAIHEESRLVAAPWVGKFKTYRITLTPPVFNNARYILFLVSGEEKAETLRSVLQGEYRPDQFPAQVIQPMNGNLVWLVDREAARFLEPDME from the coding sequence TTGTCAGATAAAGCGGAGATACAGGTCCTATCCAATCTTCAGGAATTGACCCGGAGGGCGGCTGAGGAGTTTGTTTCTCAGGCGGCGGAAGCGGTTCAGGCAAAGGGATTATTCACCGTTGCGCTCTCCGGCGGCTCGACACCCAAAGGGCTTTACTCATTACTAGCCGATGGAAACGAGGGGTTTCGAGCAAGGGTGGCATGGGACAAGATTCATTTCTTCTGGGGCGATGAGCGCCATGTCCCGCCCGACCATCCCGAGAGCAATTACCGCATGGCCTACGAGGCTTTGTTATCAAAGGTGCCGGTACCACCGGATAATGTACACCGTATCAAGGCGGAGAATCCAAACGCTGCCGACGCGGCCAAGGATTATGAAGAAATTCTTCATGGATTCTTTAAACTAGGGCAAGGACAAAAACCGCGCTTCGACCTGGTGCTCTTGGGAATGGGCCCTGAAGGCCATACCGCTTCGCTCTTTCCCGGGAGTGAAGCCATTCACGAAGAGAGCAGATTAGTTGCTGCCCCATGGGTGGGGAAGTTCAAAACATATCGTATCACGCTAACGCCGCCCGTGTTCAATAACGCCCGGTACATTCTTTTTCTGGTCAGCGGTGAAGAAAAAGCGGAGACCCTGAGATCGGTTCTTCAAGGGGAGTATCGGCCTGACCAGTTTCCGGCGCAGGTGATTCAGCCAATGAATGGAAATCTGGTCTGGCTGGTAGATCGGGAAGCTGCACGATTTTTAGAGCCCGATATGGAATAA
- the zwf gene encoding glucose-6-phosphate dehydrogenase, whose translation MECPDDNSLSSVVAGQPGAPCVMVIFGASGDLTKRKLIPALYNLAKSNLLPGEFAVVGFARNDLSTEDFREKMTQEIKKFATSQLDRDVWTNLVNRFYYLAGDFQNPDDYKSLRDLLSQTDKQHGTKGNYFFYLATAPDFFSKIVEQIGAIGLAKEGNGQWRRVIIEKPFGSDLDSARALNREISKVLGESQIYRIDHYLGKETVQNILVFRFANGIFEPVWNRRYIDHVQITVAEDLGVEQRGGYYDGAGALRDMVPNHIFQLISLTGMEPPISFEADAVRDEQVKILHAIQPISSEEVLRSTVRGQYGEGTIGEKRVPGYRSEPNVSPDSRTETFVAMKLYVDNWRWAGVPFYLRTGKRLPRRVTEVAIRFKRAPFMLFRKTPIENLRPNELVLHIQPDEGISLSFGAKVPGPTLRLGTVDMDFQYERYFGSTPSTGYERLLYDCMLGDATLFQRADMVEAGWSVVTPVLDVWKALPPRNFPNYSAGSWGPQEADELMVKDGREWRRCDR comes from the coding sequence ATGGAATGTCCAGATGATAACAGTTTATCAAGTGTAGTTGCGGGACAACCCGGTGCTCCCTGTGTCATGGTTATATTCGGCGCCTCCGGCGACTTGACCAAGAGGAAGTTGATCCCGGCGCTATATAATCTAGCCAAGAGTAACCTCCTGCCCGGTGAGTTTGCCGTAGTTGGTTTTGCGCGCAATGATCTTAGCACGGAGGACTTCCGGGAAAAGATGACCCAAGAGATAAAGAAATTTGCCACAAGCCAGCTTGACCGGGATGTTTGGACTAATTTGGTGAATCGGTTCTATTATTTGGCCGGTGACTTTCAGAATCCTGATGACTATAAATCACTCCGGGACTTACTTTCACAAACAGATAAACAACATGGGACGAAGGGGAATTATTTTTTCTACCTGGCAACCGCGCCAGATTTCTTCTCCAAGATCGTTGAGCAAATAGGTGCAATCGGGCTGGCAAAAGAGGGGAACGGCCAATGGCGGAGGGTCATAATAGAAAAACCCTTTGGAAGCGACCTGGATTCCGCACGTGCCCTCAATCGGGAGATCAGCAAGGTGCTCGGTGAAAGCCAGATCTACCGGATCGATCATTATCTGGGCAAGGAAACCGTACAGAACATCTTGGTCTTCCGTTTTGCCAACGGTATCTTCGAGCCTGTTTGGAACCGCCGTTATATCGACCATGTGCAAATAACCGTTGCCGAAGACTTGGGCGTGGAGCAGCGAGGAGGCTATTACGATGGAGCGGGTGCGCTTAGGGACATGGTGCCCAACCACATATTTCAGTTGATTAGCCTGACCGGTATGGAACCGCCTATTTCTTTCGAGGCAGATGCGGTGCGTGATGAGCAGGTCAAGATTCTACATGCCATCCAGCCTATTTCTTCGGAGGAGGTGCTGAGGTCAACGGTAAGGGGGCAGTACGGTGAGGGTACGATCGGTGAAAAGCGTGTGCCCGGCTACCGGTCTGAGCCAAATGTTTCACCCGATTCCCGCACCGAGACGTTCGTGGCTATGAAGCTATACGTCGACAACTGGCGCTGGGCCGGGGTGCCGTTTTATCTACGAACCGGCAAGAGGCTCCCCCGGCGGGTTACCGAGGTGGCCATAAGATTTAAACGCGCTCCGTTTATGTTATTCCGTAAGACCCCCATCGAGAATTTGAGGCCCAATGAATTGGTGCTTCATATTCAACCGGATGAGGGCATCTCCCTCAGCTTCGGGGCTAAAGTGCCCGGGCCGACGCTCCGCTTGGGCACGGTTGATATGGACTTCCAGTATGAGAGGTACTTCGGCAGCACGCCGAGCACCGGTTATGAGCGGCTACTTTATGACTGCATGCTGGGGGATGCGACTCTATTCCAGCGTGCGGACATGGTGGAAGCGGGGTGGAGCGTGGTAACGCCGGTATTGGATGTATGGAAGGCATTACCCCCTCGTAACTTCCCCAACTATTCAGCCGGGTCCTGGGGGCCACAGGAGGCTGATGAACTGATGGTCAAGGACGGGCGCGAGTGGAGGAGATGCGACCGATGA
- the glk gene encoding glucokinase has protein sequence MRPMILAGDIGGTHTRLAIFDYRNSRTKPVSMRIYPSRDYESLDAIVRVFVGEQKISVNAACFGVAGPVKYGRSETSNLAWVVNSRKLASELSLESVELLNDLEASAYGIALVEPKDFVVLNEGVTDDGGMAALISAGTGLGQAGLRWEGGYYKPFPSEGGHADFAPRNKLETELLLFLLKHYDHVSYERVLSGPGLYNIYKFLRDSGRGDEPAWLSERMAHDDPSSVIAQAALEGSSKLCVHSLDLFVSIYGAEAGNLALKFLATGGVFVGGGIAPKIIEKLRDQTFMEAFKAKGRLRALLEAVPVRVILNDQTALLGAARYAAMKMDTV, from the coding sequence ATGCGACCGATGATTCTGGCCGGGGATATCGGCGGAACTCACACCAGGCTTGCCATTTTCGACTATCGGAATAGTCGGACGAAGCCGGTGTCTATGCGTATATACCCCAGTCGCGATTACGAAAGCCTTGACGCCATTGTTCGTGTTTTCGTGGGTGAACAAAAAATATCCGTGAACGCCGCATGCTTCGGTGTTGCCGGTCCGGTGAAGTACGGACGTTCGGAGACATCAAACCTGGCTTGGGTGGTGAATTCCCGGAAATTAGCCAGCGAGTTGAGTTTGGAAAGCGTAGAACTACTCAACGACCTTGAAGCAAGCGCATACGGCATAGCGCTGGTCGAGCCGAAGGATTTTGTCGTTCTCAACGAGGGAGTTACGGATGATGGAGGCATGGCCGCCCTCATTTCTGCTGGTACAGGCTTGGGTCAAGCCGGCCTTCGCTGGGAAGGTGGTTATTACAAACCTTTCCCTTCGGAAGGGGGACATGCTGACTTTGCCCCGCGAAATAAATTGGAAACGGAGTTGCTTCTTTTCCTGCTAAAACACTACGACCATGTGAGTTATGAGCGTGTGCTCTCCGGTCCCGGTCTATACAACATTTACAAATTTCTACGAGACAGCGGGCGCGGTGACGAGCCAGCCTGGCTTTCAGAGCGAATGGCTCATGATGATCCTTCTTCGGTCATTGCTCAAGCCGCACTTGAAGGAAGTAGCAAATTGTGTGTGCATTCTCTTGACCTGTTCGTGTCTATTTACGGAGCGGAAGCGGGAAATTTAGCCCTGAAATTCCTGGCCACGGGAGGAGTATTCGTGGGAGGGGGGATCGCACCCAAGATAATCGAGAAGCTCAGGGACCAGACGTTCATGGAAGCGTTCAAAGCGAAAGGACGCTTGAGGGCATTGCTCGAAGCGGTACCGGTGCGGGTGATTTTGAACGACCAGACAGCCCTCCTCGGCGCCGCCCGTTACGCAGCGATGAAGATGGACACAGTATAA
- a CDS encoding bifunctional transaldolase/phosoglucose isomerase yields MNNPLKSLSKYGQSVWLDYIRRGLITSGELKRMIDEDGLKGVTSNPSIFEKAITGSTDYKDVLDELLKEKDLDPMAVYERLAIRDIQDAADIFRPVYERTKRRDGYVSLEVSPYLAHETKGTIEEARRLWRAVGRENLLVKVPATPEGIPAIEQLISEGININVTLIFALEAYEQVALAYISGLERLAAGGGDLSKVASVASFFVSRIDTAVDAMLSARLKTAKGKREKSGIQGIMGKVAIANAKLAYQKYKEIFGSDRWNALASKGAQTQRVLWASTSTKNPKYSDVMYVEELIGKDTVNTMPPSTIEAFRDHGHPRKSLEKGVQSAHKVMQKLEQMGISMKEVTDGLLKDGVRLFSEAFDKLLNSVDRKCRFAPGAKIDQQNYSLSDDFRSQMESTLDEWQVAGKVRRLWARDASLWTGTDEGKWLGWLGITEDQLAHSRHLIDIAEEVKSAGFSHALLLGMGGSSLCPEMLRMTFGKIDGYPELHVLDSTDPARIKSIESKIDPANTLFIVSSKSGTTLEPNIFKQYFFERVKEVVGADKAGQRFIAITDPGSHLQQVAESEGFRHVFFGLPSIGGRYSALSDFGMVPGAIMGVDTLKFLDRADEMAVSCSSCLPVKDNPGVVLGIILGVLAKNGRDKVTIVTSPGIWDFGAWLEQLLAESTGKEGKGLIPVDREALGPPDVYGNDRVFAYMRLESAPDESQDKAVDALEKAGHPVVRISVADIYDLGQECFRWEMATAVAGSIIGINAFNQPDVEASKVATRNLTAEYEKTGSLPSEAPILGEDGIKLFSDEKNADSLAGASDGDKSLLGYLRAHLNRIRPGDYFAILAYVEMSEAHERELQEIRLAVRDRKRVATCLGFGPRFLHSTGQAYKGGPNTGVFLQITCDDAIDLPVPGQKYTFGIVKAAQARGDFQVLAERNRRALRVHLGADVPAGLTRLKQVIETALS; encoded by the coding sequence ATGAACAATCCACTCAAAAGCCTAAGCAAATACGGCCAGTCCGTCTGGCTGGACTATATCAGGCGTGGTCTCATCACCAGTGGTGAGCTAAAACGCATGATCGACGAAGACGGACTCAAGGGCGTGACCTCAAACCCGTCAATCTTCGAAAAGGCGATTACCGGGAGCACCGATTATAAAGACGTCCTTGACGAACTACTAAAAGAGAAAGACCTGGACCCGATGGCGGTCTACGAACGATTGGCCATCCGCGACATCCAGGACGCCGCCGACATATTCAGGCCGGTCTATGAACGGACGAAGAGACGGGACGGTTATGTCAGCTTAGAGGTCTCGCCTTACCTGGCACATGAAACGAAGGGTACGATCGAAGAAGCCAGGCGGTTATGGCGAGCGGTTGGGCGGGAGAACCTGTTGGTTAAGGTCCCGGCCACCCCCGAGGGTATTCCGGCTATCGAACAACTGATAAGCGAGGGCATCAACATCAACGTCACCCTGATATTTGCACTGGAAGCCTATGAGCAGGTCGCGCTCGCTTACATATCGGGACTGGAAAGGCTGGCGGCGGGTGGCGGCGATTTGAGTAAGGTGGCCAGTGTGGCCAGCTTCTTCGTCAGCCGCATTGATACTGCGGTGGACGCAATGCTTTCCGCCCGTTTAAAGACGGCAAAGGGCAAGAGAGAGAAGTCCGGCATTCAAGGCATCATGGGGAAGGTGGCCATAGCCAACGCTAAACTTGCCTATCAGAAATACAAGGAGATTTTTGGGAGCGATAGGTGGAATGCGCTTGCAAGTAAGGGTGCACAAACCCAGCGTGTACTCTGGGCCAGCACCAGCACCAAAAATCCAAAATACAGCGACGTGATGTACGTAGAAGAGCTTATAGGAAAGGATACCGTTAACACAATGCCGCCATCTACTATCGAGGCTTTTCGTGACCATGGGCATCCGCGTAAGAGCCTGGAAAAGGGAGTACAATCAGCCCATAAGGTCATGCAAAAATTAGAACAAATGGGCATTTCGATGAAAGAGGTCACCGACGGCTTATTAAAGGATGGAGTGCGGTTATTCTCCGAGGCATTCGACAAGCTACTCAACTCAGTTGACAGAAAATGCCGGTTTGCCCCCGGTGCAAAGATAGACCAGCAGAATTACTCTCTGTCCGATGATTTTAGGTCGCAGATGGAATCAACCCTGGATGAGTGGCAGGTTGCCGGAAAGGTAAGAAGGCTGTGGGCGCGCGATGCCTCTCTCTGGACCGGTACGGACGAGGGGAAATGGCTCGGCTGGCTGGGTATTACCGAAGACCAGTTGGCGCACTCTCGGCATTTGATCGACATTGCCGAGGAGGTGAAAAGCGCTGGCTTCTCACATGCGTTGTTACTGGGCATGGGCGGCTCGAGCCTTTGCCCGGAGATGCTCAGAATGACATTCGGCAAGATCGATGGCTACCCGGAGCTTCATGTCCTCGATTCGACTGACCCGGCGCGGATCAAGTCAATAGAAAGCAAGATAGACCCGGCCAACACCCTCTTCATAGTTTCCAGCAAATCCGGCACTACGCTCGAACCAAATATATTCAAACAGTACTTTTTCGAGCGTGTAAAGGAAGTTGTCGGGGCGGATAAAGCGGGGCAACGCTTTATCGCCATCACCGACCCCGGTTCTCACCTGCAACAGGTTGCAGAGAGCGAAGGATTCAGGCACGTCTTCTTCGGCTTGCCCAGCATCGGAGGCCGCTACTCCGCTCTCTCCGACTTTGGCATGGTTCCCGGGGCAATCATGGGTGTAGATACTCTCAAATTCCTCGACCGAGCCGATGAGATGGCCGTTTCATGCTCATCCTGTTTGCCGGTTAAAGACAATCCGGGGGTGGTGCTCGGCATTATACTGGGCGTGCTGGCCAAAAACGGACGAGATAAGGTGACCATCGTTACCTCGCCCGGTATCTGGGATTTCGGTGCGTGGCTGGAACAACTCCTGGCCGAGTCAACCGGCAAGGAAGGGAAGGGTCTCATTCCCGTCGATCGGGAAGCGCTGGGTCCGCCTGATGTGTACGGCAATGACCGGGTTTTCGCCTACATGAGGTTGGAGTCGGCCCCGGATGAATCGCAGGATAAGGCGGTGGATGCCCTGGAAAAGGCCGGACATCCAGTTGTCCGTATCTCCGTTGCGGATATATACGACCTGGGTCAGGAGTGCTTTCGGTGGGAGATGGCCACGGCCGTTGCCGGCTCCATAATCGGCATCAATGCGTTCAACCAGCCGGATGTCGAAGCGAGTAAGGTGGCGACCAGAAATCTTACCGCCGAGTATGAGAAGACCGGCTCGCTTCCCTCCGAGGCCCCCATTCTGGGGGAAGACGGCATCAAGTTGTTCTCTGATGAAAAAAATGCCGATTCCCTGGCCGGGGCGTCTGATGGTGATAAGTCACTGCTTGGCTACCTGCGGGCACATTTGAATCGGATAAGGCCAGGGGATTACTTTGCGATTTTGGCTTATGTGGAGATGAGCGAGGCGCATGAGAGGGAGTTACAGGAAATTCGTCTTGCCGTACGCGACAGGAAGCGCGTGGCCACCTGCCTTGGTTTTGGCCCTCGATTCTTGCATTCGACCGGGCAGGCATATAAAGGCGGGCCAAATACCGGTGTGTTTTTGCAAATTACATGCGATGATGCTATAGACCTTCCTGTACCCGGACAAAAATATACCTTTGGCATCGTCAAGGCGGCTCAGGCCCGCGGGGACTTCCAGGTCCTAGCCGAGCGCAACCGGAGGGCGCTCCGGGTTCACCTGGGAGCCGATGTGCCGGCGGGGTTAACCAGGCTGAAGCAGGTGATTGAGACGGCGTTGAGTTAA
- the rpiB gene encoding ribose 5-phosphate isomerase B, with product MRVVIGSDHAGFELKENLKAYLQELGHQVIDVGTHSVEPVDYPDFAEAVGRSLIEGKADRGVLICGSGVGASVAANKMPGIRAGICHDTYSAHQGVEHDDMNILVMGSRVIGIELARELVRHFLGAIFTNEERHRRRLEKVKEIEVRYGRGGKG from the coding sequence ATGCGCGTGGTGATTGGCTCTGACCATGCTGGTTTTGAATTGAAAGAGAACCTGAAAGCTTATCTGCAGGAGTTAGGGCATCAGGTCATAGATGTGGGAACTCACAGCGTCGAGCCTGTGGACTATCCCGATTTTGCCGAGGCTGTCGGCAGGTCTCTCATAGAGGGCAAAGCGGACCGCGGGGTTTTAATCTGCGGGAGCGGCGTGGGTGCGTCGGTGGCGGCGAACAAGATGCCGGGTATTCGAGCAGGGATTTGCCACGATACGTATTCGGCACACCAAGGGGTAGAACATGACGATATGAACATCTTGGTTATGGGCTCCCGGGTTATCGGAATAGAACTGGCGAGAGAGCTTGTTCGCCACTTTCTTGGGGCTATATTCACCAATGAGGAACGCCACCGGAGAAGGCTGGAGAAGGTAAAAGAGATCGAGGTTCGTTACGGGAGAGGCGGGAAGGGATGA
- the gnd gene encoding decarboxylating 6-phosphogluconate dehydrogenase, which produces MQLGMIGLGRMGANMVRRLMRNGHQCVVFDLSPDSVKELSSEGATGATSLDDFVKKLTKPRVAWVMVPAGDPTEKTVLALAKLMEPGDIIIDGGNSYYKDDVRRAKLVKEKGIHYVDAGTSGGIWGIERGYCLMIGGEEETVKYLDPIFKTLAPGRGDIPRTPGRDKKGGTAEEGYLHCGPSGAGHFVKMVHNGIEYGLMQAYAEGFDIFKNANSKDLPDDHRYDLNLADIAEVWRRGSVISSWLLDLSAMALLEDQTLSNYTGFVHDSGEGRWTIMAAVEEAVPADVLSASLYARFRSRQEHTFGEKLLSAMRYKFGGHVERPTGG; this is translated from the coding sequence ATGCAACTAGGAATGATTGGTCTTGGAAGAATGGGGGCTAACATGGTCAGGCGCCTGATGCGGAACGGGCATCAGTGCGTGGTGTTTGACCTGAGCCCCGATAGCGTGAAAGAATTGTCGAGCGAAGGGGCTACCGGCGCGACATCACTAGATGATTTCGTCAAGAAACTTACCAAGCCGCGTGTGGCTTGGGTCATGGTGCCGGCAGGCGACCCCACTGAGAAGACAGTCCTGGCCCTGGCCAAGCTCATGGAACCGGGCGACATCATCATCGACGGCGGAAATTCCTACTACAAGGATGATGTGCGCCGGGCAAAATTGGTTAAGGAGAAGGGTATCCATTACGTTGATGCAGGCACGAGCGGCGGAATCTGGGGTATAGAGCGGGGGTATTGTCTCATGATCGGGGGAGAAGAGGAGACGGTGAAGTATCTCGACCCTATATTCAAGACGTTAGCACCGGGGCGCGGAGATATACCGCGTACCCCTGGACGGGACAAGAAGGGGGGGACGGCGGAGGAAGGTTATTTACACTGTGGGCCCAGCGGCGCCGGACACTTTGTAAAGATGGTGCACAACGGTATCGAGTACGGCTTGATGCAGGCTTATGCCGAGGGATTTGATATCTTCAAGAATGCAAACTCGAAGGATTTGCCCGACGACCACCGTTATGACCTAAACCTTGCTGACATAGCCGAGGTGTGGAGGAGAGGGAGTGTCATAAGCTCGTGGCTTCTCGATTTATCGGCCATGGCCCTATTGGAAGACCAGACGCTCTCCAATTATACCGGCTTCGTTCATGATTCCGGGGAGGGGCGCTGGACGATCATGGCGGCCGTAGAGGAAGCGGTGCCGGCGGACGTGCTCTCGGCTTCTCTATATGCGCGCTTTCGCTCGCGGCAGGAGCACACATTCGGAGAGAAGCTGTTGTCGGCGATGAGGTACAAGTTTGGCGGCCATGTGGAGAGGCCGACGGGAGGATAG
- the tkt gene encoding transketolase → MTDKELDQLCINTIRTLSMDAVQAANSGHPGTPMALAPVAYCLWQRFLRFDPDDPVWPNRDRFVLSNGHASMLLYSLLYLCGVQAVNPEYETLGQPSVTLDDIKRFRQIDSKCPGHPEYHWTSGVETTTGPLGQGVAVSVGMAIAGRWMASYFNRPGYEMINYDVFALCGDGDMMEGVSNEAASLAGHLKLSNLCWIYDNNKITIEGHTELAFSDDLATRFIAYGWNVTRVGDANDLEMLERAIRVFKNSNDRPTLIIVDSHIAYGAPHKQDTSAAHGEPLGEDEIRLAKRNYGWPEDAKFFVPEGVQDHFKQGMGKRGRELRDAWMARFNEYKSKYSILADHLYKMQIRELPEGWDKDLPTFSTDPKGLASRDSSGKVLNAIAKNVPWLIGGSADLAPSTKTRLTFEGAGDFSAENYSGRNFHFGIRENAMASILNGLSHCKVRPYGSSFLIFSDYCRPGIRLSAIMELPVIYIFTHDSIGVGEDGPTHQPVEQLASLRAIPGLITLRPADANEVVEAWRVIMKLRHQPAVLVLTRQPLPTIDRTKYAPASGLEKGAYVLADAKDGKPDVLLLATGSEVSLCVNAYEQLASEGIKARVVSMPSWELFEKQGEEYKRSVIPPGITARVSVEQASTLGWERYVGLTGHIIGMKTFGASAPLKELQKKFGFVPEKIVAAAKEQLSKTR, encoded by the coding sequence TTGACAGATAAAGAGCTTGATCAACTCTGTATAAACACGATCCGCACCTTATCTATGGATGCGGTGCAGGCAGCCAATTCCGGGCATCCCGGAACGCCGATGGCGTTGGCGCCGGTGGCCTACTGCCTGTGGCAGCGATTCTTACGATTTGACCCTGATGACCCGGTCTGGCCCAATCGAGACCGGTTTGTTTTATCGAATGGACATGCTTCGATGTTGCTATATTCATTGTTGTACCTCTGTGGTGTGCAGGCAGTCAACCCGGAGTATGAAACACTTGGACAACCGTCTGTAACGCTCGACGATATAAAGAGATTCCGGCAGATCGACAGCAAATGCCCCGGCCATCCGGAATACCATTGGACCTCCGGCGTTGAGACTACCACCGGCCCTTTAGGGCAGGGGGTGGCAGTGAGCGTGGGGATGGCCATAGCCGGGCGGTGGATGGCCAGCTATTTCAACCGCCCTGGTTACGAGATGATAAATTACGATGTCTTTGCATTGTGCGGCGACGGCGATATGATGGAGGGCGTCAGCAACGAGGCGGCATCTCTTGCCGGTCATCTGAAGCTCTCCAACCTTTGCTGGATTTACGACAACAACAAGATCACCATCGAGGGGCATACGGAATTGGCCTTCAGTGACGACCTGGCCACCAGGTTTATTGCCTACGGCTGGAACGTGACCCGGGTAGGCGATGCTAACGACTTGGAGATGCTGGAACGGGCAATTAGGGTATTCAAGAACAGTAATGACAGGCCGACGCTCATTATCGTGGATAGCCATATCGCCTACGGGGCGCCCCACAAGCAGGACACGAGCGCCGCACACGGCGAGCCATTGGGCGAGGATGAGATCAGATTGGCCAAGCGAAATTACGGCTGGCCGGAGGACGCAAAATTCTTCGTGCCGGAGGGCGTGCAGGATCATTTTAAGCAGGGAATGGGCAAGCGTGGGCGAGAGCTACGCGATGCCTGGATGGCCAGGTTCAACGAGTACAAGTCAAAGTATTCAATTTTAGCCGACCACTTATACAAGATGCAGATTCGCGAGCTTCCCGAAGGCTGGGATAAAGACCTGCCCACATTTTCGACAGACCCGAAAGGTCTGGCCAGCCGCGACTCTTCGGGCAAGGTTCTTAACGCTATCGCCAAGAACGTGCCCTGGCTTATCGGAGGCTCTGCCGATTTAGCCCCGTCGACCAAAACCCGCCTTACATTCGAGGGAGCCGGGGATTTCAGCGCCGAGAACTATAGCGGGAGAAATTTTCACTTCGGTATCCGCGAGAATGCCATGGCATCTATACTGAACGGTCTTTCCCATTGCAAGGTTAGGCCGTACGGCTCTTCATTCCTTATCTTCAGCGATTACTGCCGGCCTGGAATCAGGTTGAGCGCTATAATGGAGCTTCCGGTCATCTACATATTCACGCACGATTCTATCGGGGTGGGAGAGGACGGCCCTACCCACCAGCCGGTAGAACAACTGGCATCACTACGGGCTATCCCCGGGTTGATAACGTTGCGCCCGGCTGATGCCAACGAGGTAGTCGAAGCCTGGCGGGTAATAATGAAGCTACGCCACCAGCCCGCAGTTTTGGTGCTCACCAGGCAGCCGCTTCCTACAATAGACCGCACGAAGTATGCTCCGGCCTCCGGTTTGGAAAAAGGGGCATACGTGCTTGCCGACGCCAAGGATGGGAAACCGGATGTTTTACTTTTGGCGACGGGAAGCGAGGTTTCCCTCTGTGTAAACGCTTATGAGCAGTTGGCTTCGGAAGGTATCAAGGCACGCGTGGTCAGCATGCCCTCATGGGAGCTTTTCGAGAAACAAGGTGAGGAATATAAGAGAAGTGTCATTCCTCCGGGGATTACGGCACGGGTCTCCGTGGAGCAGGCTTCTACCTTGGGATGGGAGCGGTACGTCGGTCTGACCGGCCACATCATCGGGATGAAAACATTCGGGGCTTCGGCGCCGCTCAAGGAACTACAGAAGAAATTCGGGTTCGTACCGGAAAAGATAGTGGCAGCGGCAAAAGAACAGTTGTCCAAAACGAGGTGA